One region of Priestia megaterium genomic DNA includes:
- a CDS encoding M48 family metallopeptidase, which translates to MNAKLIHENEKIFFILCMVISLLTYLFLIISLVGILYIAIGFFITFMLHGFSIAQIRNNGVRLTEKQFPHTYHQAKHLSSELDLELPDIYIVQSGGLLNAFATRFFGRHFVVLYSDIVEMIEDNQEKELSFIIAHELVHIKRKHTLYHSLILPALWVPFLGKAYSRACEYTCDRIASVAIGDAKAATQALTILAVGHCLNKKVNQEEFVHTHSQEKGFFMWLNQATSTHPPIAHRIKEINYLAQHPELFDLDSNAFQTNEIA; encoded by the coding sequence TTGAACGCAAAGCTTATTCATGAAAATGAAAAGATTTTTTTCATTTTGTGTATGGTTATCAGCTTATTAACCTATTTGTTTTTAATTATTTCACTCGTCGGCATTCTCTACATTGCAATCGGTTTTTTCATTACATTTATGCTACACGGTTTCTCTATTGCTCAAATTCGCAATAATGGAGTTAGATTGACAGAGAAGCAGTTCCCGCATACTTATCATCAGGCAAAACATTTATCTTCAGAGCTGGATTTAGAGCTGCCCGATATTTATATTGTTCAATCAGGCGGCTTATTAAACGCGTTTGCTACACGTTTTTTTGGACGTCACTTTGTCGTTTTATACTCCGACATTGTTGAAATGATTGAAGATAATCAAGAAAAAGAACTTTCTTTTATCATTGCCCACGAATTAGTTCATATCAAACGTAAGCACACACTCTACCACTCACTTATTCTACCTGCTCTTTGGGTTCCTTTTTTAGGAAAAGCTTACTCTAGGGCCTGTGAATATACATGTGATCGCATAGCTTCCGTTGCGATTGGTGATGCAAAAGCTGCCACTCAAGCACTCACTATACTTGCGGTTGGTCATTGTCTAAATAAAAAAGTAAATCAGGAAGAATTTGTTCATACGCACTCACAGGAAAAAGGTTTTTTTATGTGGTTGAATCAAGCTACTTCAACTCACCCTCCTATCGCTCATCGTATTAAAGAAATTAATTACTTAGCACAGCATCCCGAACTGTTTGATCTTGATTCTAACGCATTTCAAACAAATGAAATTGCCTAA
- a CDS encoding ATP-dependent helicase: protein MQRALYQKQILNLAITARDRFQYLYEASLRGEITCAHCGEPVKLYLGIEHSPYFYHAQVPHEREECSDTLSETTAVQQIKETPAEYRETNGFRIPKGRAIGEKNSTVKEKATWRSSAPFSSVPAFRSKPPVPKHSDSTYLNEFKESGIELDSNQWKAVTHSEGPLLILAGAGSGKTRVLTARTAYMIQEKQIDPKSIMLVTFTAKSAKEMKERLATYPKMSGLHLRQMLVGTFHSIFLRMIVHHNPQAWQMDRLLKWDWQKEQIVKEAARELHVDEKDFPFDQALQQIGYWKNTLVGVKDVRPKDKWEQDVHFLYRRYEEVKKQKQLFDFDDMLYGCYEMLKQNPDLLTRYQKRFRYFLIDEFQDINKVQYKIMKMLSEDSKNLCVVGDDDQSIYAFRGSDPSFILNFEKDFAHTTVITLNQNYRSAHAIVSSANKVIARNTARRQKEMAAQFDNELRPTFFFPYDEEEEATMIVTDMKEKIKQGASPTDFAVLYRTHASSRAIFERLSQSNLPFSIEQDADSFYKRRMVRSLLSFLRLSVNPNDASSLQDLVNALFLKKTAVNDLKAASILHDGTFIDALEYLQDLKPFQQKKLKKVIPLFKSLKSMSPSLALETISKDMGFDDFVKKRGNEGNMMEKGSDDVRDLKVVARKFKTVPELLEHVDHMIAMNTEMKALSKQFNESIQLTTIHRAKGLEYKHVYVLSSVDGGLPHDYALEAYRGGDDVPLQEERRLLYVAMTRAQNSLYLSVPQTRRGKTAYPSRFLKSFIKKV from the coding sequence TTGCAACGTGCACTTTATCAAAAACAGATACTTAATCTTGCTATAACGGCTAGAGACCGATTTCAATATTTATATGAAGCTAGTCTCCGAGGAGAAATAACATGTGCTCACTGCGGAGAACCAGTTAAATTATATCTGGGGATTGAACATTCTCCTTACTTTTATCATGCTCAAGTTCCTCATGAAAGAGAAGAGTGTTCAGACACACTATCAGAAACAACAGCTGTACAACAAATAAAAGAAACTCCGGCTGAATACAGAGAAACCAATGGATTTCGTATTCCTAAAGGACGAGCTATTGGTGAGAAAAATTCAACTGTAAAAGAGAAAGCGACATGGAGGTCTTCCGCGCCTTTTTCAAGTGTTCCTGCTTTTCGCTCAAAACCACCTGTTCCTAAACACTCTGACTCTACTTATTTAAATGAATTTAAAGAGAGCGGTATTGAATTAGATTCGAACCAATGGAAAGCTGTTACACATTCAGAAGGACCTCTTCTTATTCTAGCCGGTGCAGGAAGCGGAAAAACGCGTGTGTTAACAGCTCGCACCGCATATATGATACAAGAAAAACAAATTGATCCAAAATCCATTATGCTGGTGACTTTCACGGCTAAATCAGCTAAAGAAATGAAAGAACGATTGGCTACATATCCAAAGATGTCCGGCTTACATCTTCGTCAAATGCTAGTTGGAACTTTTCACAGCATTTTCTTACGTATGATTGTTCATCACAATCCTCAAGCGTGGCAAATGGATCGCCTGCTGAAATGGGATTGGCAAAAAGAACAGATCGTGAAAGAAGCAGCAAGAGAGCTCCACGTGGATGAAAAAGATTTCCCGTTTGATCAGGCACTTCAGCAAATCGGCTATTGGAAAAACACGCTTGTTGGCGTGAAAGATGTTCGCCCAAAAGACAAATGGGAACAAGATGTGCACTTTTTATATCGTCGCTATGAAGAAGTCAAAAAGCAAAAACAGCTATTCGATTTTGATGACATGCTGTATGGATGTTATGAAATGCTAAAACAAAATCCCGATTTGCTAACTCGTTATCAAAAAAGATTTCGCTATTTTTTAATTGACGAATTTCAAGATATCAATAAAGTTCAATATAAAATTATGAAAATGCTAAGTGAAGACTCTAAAAACTTGTGTGTCGTAGGAGATGATGATCAATCAATTTACGCTTTCCGCGGAAGCGACCCTTCGTTCATCTTAAACTTTGAAAAAGATTTTGCTCATACAACTGTTATTACGTTAAACCAAAATTATCGTTCAGCTCACGCCATCGTTTCTTCCGCTAATAAAGTAATTGCACGAAATACAGCGCGCCGACAAAAAGAAATGGCTGCCCAGTTTGATAATGAGTTAAGACCTACCTTCTTCTTTCCATACGACGAAGAAGAAGAAGCAACAATGATTGTAACGGATATGAAAGAAAAGATTAAGCAAGGAGCTTCTCCAACTGACTTCGCGGTCTTGTACCGAACTCACGCTTCTTCACGCGCCATCTTTGAACGTTTATCGCAGTCAAACCTGCCATTTTCAATCGAACAAGATGCGGATTCGTTTTATAAAAGAAGAATGGTTCGAAGTTTACTTTCATTTCTACGCTTGAGCGTGAATCCAAATGACGCAAGTTCGCTACAAGATTTAGTGAACGCACTCTTTTTAAAGAAAACAGCAGTCAATGACTTAAAAGCAGCAAGTATTCTTCATGATGGTACATTTATTGATGCGCTTGAATATCTTCAAGATTTAAAACCGTTTCAGCAAAAAAAGCTCAAGAAAGTAATTCCTTTATTCAAGTCGCTAAAATCAATGTCTCCTTCTTTGGCACTTGAGACGATTTCTAAGGATATGGGATTCGATGATTTTGTCAAAAAACGAGGAAATGAAGGAAATATGATGGAAAAAGGTTCGGATGACGTGCGGGATTTAAAAGTTGTAGCACGTAAATTCAAAACCGTACCTGAACTGTTAGAGCATGTGGATCATATGATTGCCATGAACACAGAGATGAAAGCTTTAAGCAAGCAATTTAATGAAAGTATTCAGCTAACCACCATTCACCGAGCAAAGGGTCTTGAATATAAGCATGTATACGTACTGAGCAGCGTAGACGGAGGATTGCCTCATGATTATGCACTCGAAGCTTATCGAGGCGGAGATGATGTGCCGCTTCAAGAAGAACGCCGCCTTTTATATGTAGCCATGACGCGTGCACAGAATTCACTTTACTTATCTGTTCCGCAAACTAGAAGAGGTAAAACCGCTTATCCTTCAAGATTTCTGAAGTCTTTTATAAAAAAAGTATAA